In Drosophila simulans strain w501 chromosome 3R, Prin_Dsim_3.1, whole genome shotgun sequence, a single window of DNA contains:
- the LOC6729954 gene encoding seminase isoform X1, with protein sequence MQLSQLVIILAVSRGSVYGSFETAPQFNVGEIPRNGQPYQIVRVIEYIVPYPYQRSPKVSARTSSGVNKEPNSLEIIPAEIETLIADGQATTEAPKAVKHYLMRILYENKVICSGALISTRLVLTSVHCFPRTLRQPPPRSYKLQASRSRIYSVANLITGAIEDMALLLLQAPLEDPFVHPIDLCDSPLRRNDNVTMYMSQQHLRFLRTKLIPNSNCKRSYAQDENAFITQNMLCALNSNRLVDCQTAKGDVLLHRDRLCGVDIYGQHCSDGGVNGELYADVFKARTQLMHLIERYSN encoded by the coding sequence ATGCAGCTAAGTCAGCTGGTCATAATACTAGCAGTGTCCCGAGGATCAGTTTATGGATCTTTTGAGACGGCGCCGCAGTTTAATGTGGGTGAAATACCCCGCAATGGACAGCCCTATCAGATAGTTCGCGTTATTGAGTATATAGTACCCTATCCCTACCAGAGATCACCGAAAGTTTCCGCTAGAACCTCAAGCGGAGTCAACAAGGAACCCAACAGCCTAGAGATAATTCCCGCTGAAATCGAGACTCTCATTGCCGATGGACAAGCCACAACAGAGGCACCAAAGGCAGTGAAGCATTACCTTATGCGAATCCTTTATGAAAACAAAGTCATTTGCAGTGGTGCTCTAATCTCCACTCGTCTGGTTTTAACCTCCGTCCACTGTTTTCCCAGGACTCTGCGTCAACCTCCACCTCGCTCGTACAAACTGCAAGCTAGTCGGAGTCGGATATATTCGGTGGCCAATCTAATTACCGGCGCTATTGAGGACATGGCCCTATTACTGCTTCAGGCTCCACTGGAGGATCCCTTCGTCCATCCGATTGATCTCTGCGACTCACCTCTCCGAAGGAATGACAATGTAACCATGTACATGTCACAGCAACATCTGCGCTTCCTGCGCACCAAACTCATTCCCAATAGCAATTGCAAAAGGAGCTATGCCCAGGACGAGAACGCCTTCATCACCCAGAACATGTTGTGCGCCCTGAATTCAAACAGATTGGTGGACTGCCAGACGGCCAAGGGGGATGTCCTGCTCCACCGGGATCGGTTGTGCGGAGTGGACATTTACGGACAACACTGCTCCGATGGGGGTGTCAATGGAGAGCTGTATGCCGACGTCTTTAAGGCCCGGACTCAACTGATGCACTTGATTGAGCGCTATTCGAACTAA
- the LOC27206987 gene encoding uncharacterized protein LOC27206987 yields MHSLLVCVSALWFCQICEAAIGAQLCQDCRVNVIYPGGERGNQQLSENRQIVRIINKYKPIRRQELEYQDEIGMRHLQFSFIAKIKVGNSVRCSAALVAPSLAITSSNCFSNDSFKPLQIIFTGGRTIAVDNVVKADFCPELSILHLKTPSELNPIALCQFDLPLGTRVSMMMATSDLRYYGRRRTEIISNRACKTTFLEEDSVFITSSMMCAKNSMNPEMCATSPGDVLLIDHQLCGLNVYGFRCFQNALNGDLYISLGKLQPMIGDLIRKLSG; encoded by the coding sequence ATGCATTCGCTGCTTGTTTGTGTTTCAGCGCTTTGGTTTTGTCAGATTTGCGAAGCGGCGATTGGAGCTCAACTCTGCCAGGATTGTCGTGTGAATGTGATATATCCTGGTGGCGAAAGAGGAAACCAGCAGTTGTCAGAAAACCGTCAAATAGTTCGAATAATCAACAAATACAAGCCAATCAGAAGGCAGGAACTGGAATATCAAGATGAGATCGGGATGCGCCACTTGCAATTCAGCTTTATTGCGAAGATAAAGGTGGGAAATTCGGTACGATGCAGTGCAGCCTTGGTGGCTCCCAGTTTGGCGATCACCTCCAGTAATTGCTTTTCAAACGACTCCTTTAAGCCACTGCAAATTATCTTCACCGGCGGAAGAACTATTGCTGTTGATAATGTAGTCAAAGCGGATTTCTGTCCTGAGCTTAGCATTCTTCATTTGAAGACACCCTCTGAACTCAATCCAATTGCTCTATGCCAATTTGACCTACCATTGGGCACAAGAGTATCAATGATGATGGCCACTTCGGATCTCAGATATTACGGCCGTCGGAGAACTGAAATAATCTCAAATCGCGCCTGCAAGACAACATTCCTAGAAGAGGATTCCGTTTTTATAACTTCCAGTATGATGTGTGCAAAGAACTCAATGAATCCGGAAATGTGTGCCACTTCGCCGGGTGATGTCTTACTTATAGACCATCAATTATGCGGCTTAAACGTTTATGGATTTCGCTGTTTTCAAAATGCACTCAATGGTGATCTGTACATAAGCCTAGGCAAACTGCAGCCCATGATCGGCGATTTGATCCGGAAACTTAGCGGTTAA
- the LOC6729954 gene encoding uncharacterized protein LOC6729954 isoform X2 — translation MKTKTLRQPPPRSYKLQASRSRIYSVANLITGAIEDMALLLLQAPLEDPFVHPIDLCDSPLRRNDNVTMYMSQQHLRFLRTKLIPNSNCKRSYAQDENAFITQNMLCALNSNRLVDCQTAKGDVLLHRDRLCGVDIYGQHCSDGGVNGELYADVFKARTQLMHLIERYSN, via the exons ATGAAAACAAA GACTCTGCGTCAACCTCCACCTCGCTCGTACAAACTGCAAGCTAGTCGGAGTCGGATATATTCGGTGGCCAATCTAATTACCGGCGCTATTGAGGACATGGCCCTATTACTGCTTCAGGCTCCACTGGAGGATCCCTTCGTCCATCCGATTGATCTCTGCGACTCACCTCTCCGAAGGAATGACAATGTAACCATGTACATGTCACAGCAACATCTGCGCTTCCTGCGCACCAAACTCATTCCCAATAGCAATTGCAAAAGGAGCTATGCCCAGGACGAGAACGCCTTCATCACCCAGAACATGTTGTGCGCCCTGAATTCAAACAGATTGGTGGACTGCCAGACGGCCAAGGGGGATGTCCTGCTCCACCGGGATCGGTTGTGCGGAGTGGACATTTACGGACAACACTGCTCCGATGGGGGTGTCAATGGAGAGCTGTATGCCGACGTCTTTAAGGCCCGGACTCAACTGATGCACTTGATTGAGCGCTATTCGAACTAA